The Lagopus muta isolate bLagMut1 chromosome 4, bLagMut1 primary, whole genome shotgun sequence genome has a window encoding:
- the SHISA3 gene encoding protein shisa-3 homolog: MAGRRRLLLLRCLLLGLLGGGGGQRGGGEYCHGWVDGQGGYHDGFQCPEGFDTAAATICCGSCALRYCCAAAEARLEQGGCTNHREPPEPAVSAQPIYVPFLIVGSIFIAFIIVGSLVAVYCCTCLRPKQPSQPIRFSLRSYQTETLPMILPSSSCRAPSRPSSTATSSSSASGSLRRFSLARTEPGCLLPSPPPPYSAGCFPAAHSAHLGSPPGFLQAPPYLGYPEPALGGKGCADLAQS, translated from the exons atggcggggcggcggcggctgctgctgctgcgctgcctcctgctggggctgctgggcggcggcggcgggcagcgcggcggcggAGAGTACTGCCACGGCTGGGTGGACGGGCAGGGCGGCTACCACGACGGCTTCCAGTGCCCAGAGGGCTTCGACACTGCGGCCGCCACCATCTGCTGCGGCTCCTGCGCGCTGCGTTACTGTTGCGCGGCCGCCGAGGCGCGGTTGGAGCAGGGCGGCTGCACCAACCATCGGGAGCCTCCGGAGCCGGCGGTCAGCGCCC AACCCATCTATGTGCCGTTCCTCATCGTCGGATCAATATTTATCGCCTTCATCATCGTGGGCTCCCTGGTGGCTGTTTACTGCTGCACGTGCCTCAGGCCCAAGCAGCCATCCCAGCCCATCCGCTTCTCCCTCCGGAGCTACCAGACCGAGACTCTGCCCATGATCCTGCCCTCGTCCAGCTGCCGGGCCCCATCCCGACCATCTAGCACGGccaccagctccagctcagCGAGCGGCTCCCTGCGCCGCTTTTCCCTGGCCCGCACAGAGCCGGGCTGCTTGCTGCCGTCACCACCACCCCCATACTCGGCCGGCTGCTTTCCCGCAGCCCACAGCGCACACCTGGGGTCACCGCCAGGCTTCCTGCAGGCACCGCCGTACCTGGGTTACCCTGAGCCGGCCCTGGGTGGGAAGGGCTGTGCCGACCTCGCGCAGAGCTGA